A genomic region of Nitrospinota bacterium contains the following coding sequences:
- a CDS encoding IMP dehydrogenase, protein KLVPEGVEGRVPYKGFLSFSVQQLIGGVRAGMGYCGCKDIAELRKKARFIKITSSGLKESHVHDVIITKEATNYQR, encoded by the coding sequence CAAACTGGTACCTGAAGGTGTAGAGGGAAGGGTACCATACAAGGGTTTCCTTTCTTTTAGTGTTCAACAGCTCATAGGAGGGGTAAGGGCTGGCATGGGTTACTGTGGCTGTAAAGATATAGCTGAATTAAGGAAAAAGGCCAGGTTTATCAAGATAACTTCATCAGGGCTTAAAGAAAGCCATGTCCATGATGTTATTATTACGAAAGAGGCGACGAATTACCAAAGATAA